The following proteins are encoded in a genomic region of Cryptomeria japonica chromosome 11, Sugi_1.0, whole genome shotgun sequence:
- the LOC131860325 gene encoding F-box/kelch-repeat protein At5g15710-like has protein sequence MDAEYVGVVENADEDLGSSEILLPTMKKRKYIVRNERNDQESIWSECPDHMIEMMFSSVPVEFSSRFRIVCKEWNMLLSSNRFLSLIPESNPWILFCNETHAIAYCLLRQSWKTISLRFLPSRITKSLSQLGHSLFYISGAGLLLFEITEPRTKHMICNPLTSTYRYLPVVIAKNVNVGAIMENGESYKIVGLSKKENPSCIQIYHCFEKKWQIEVELPLPKEDFDILSILCPKGFLICTSSDLEFVVWNMEDKQPQLVTFPEANLSILGDRINSWNSQVVVLGSSFLFVVTYLEMDSDDKVVNCEVVVWELEWEKEDRSVWSWKEMTRMPPHMCRQFIKVGYSPKPTEERPFFECSIIGVGNFLCFIGVHGSIKLFVYGLDKRFWSRIRLPQSMRLNRYHAICDFQVKPGMKV, from the coding sequence ATGGATGCCGAATATGTGGGTGTTGTTGAAAATGCAGACGAAGATCTAGGAAGCTCTGAAATATTGTTGCCTACAATGAAGAAGAGAAAGTATATTGTACGCAATGAGAGAAATGATCAGGAATCAATTTGGTCTGAATGCCCTGATCATATGATTGAGATGATGTTTTCTAGCGTACCGGTCGAGTTCAGTTCTCGATTTCGCATTGTGTGCAAAGAGTGGAATATGCTCTTATCCTCTAATAGATTTCTGTCTTTAATTCCAGAGAGCAATCCATGGATTCTCTTCTGCAATGAAACGCATGCCATAGCCTACTGTTTACTCAGGCAATCGTGGAAGACTATTTCCCTTCGTTTCTTGCCAAGCCGAATAACTAAAAGTCTCTCACAACTAGGCCATTCACTTTTTTATATTTCAGGTGCAGGCCTTCTGCTATTCGAGATCACAGAGCCTCGGACAAAACATATGATCTGTAATCCACTTACAAGCACATACAGATATCTTCCGGTTGTCATAGCAAAGAATGTAAATGTAGGGGCAATAATGGAGAACGGAGAGTCCTACAAAATTGTGGGTCTGTCGAAAAAAGAAAACCCTAGTTGCATACAAATTTATcattgctttgaaaagaaatggcAGATTGAAGTTGAGTTGCCTTTGCCCAAAGAGGATTTTGATATTCTTTCTATTTTGTGTCCCAAGGGTTTTCTCATCTGTACTTCATCTGATTTGGAATTTGTGGTTTGGAACATGGAAGATAAGCAACCGCAACTAGTGACATTTCCAGAGGCGAATCTATCAATTCTGGGGGATAGGATAAACTCATGGAACTCTCAAGTGGTTGTATTGGGGTCATCGTTCCTGTTTGTAGTAACATATCTGGAAATGGACTCAGATGACAAAGTAGTGAACTGTGAGGTGGTTGTATGGGAATTGGAATGGGAAAAGGAGGATAGGTCAGTATGGAGTTGGAAGGAGATGACAAGAATGCCTCCTCATATGTGCCGTCAATTTATAAAGGTGGGTTATTCACCGAAACCAACTGAAGAGCGTCCTTTTTTTGAGTGCAGCATTATAGGGGTAGGCAATTTTCTCTGCTTTATAGGTGTGCATGGTAGCATAAAGCTGTTTGTCTATGGTTTAGATAAGAGGTTCTGGAGTCGGATCAGGCTTCCTCAGTCTATGAGACTTAATAGGTATCACGCAATTTGTGACTTTCAAGTGAAGCCAGGTATGAAAGTATAG